A DNA window from Porites lutea chromosome 6, jaPorLute2.1, whole genome shotgun sequence contains the following coding sequences:
- the LOC140940518 gene encoding succinate dehydrogenase assembly factor 2, mitochondrial-like, whose protein sequence is MAANARLLTRNFRVIFDRSRQPLSQKLNIRLLSDKIIDVMSSEPPIPEYKTPQNEPPKLKRARLLYQSRKRGMLENGLLLSTFADKHLDSLSDTLLDQYDQVINMPSNDWEIYYWMTEKKPTPKEYDNQVMDMLKKHAKNEDMEERIRQPDLWHK, encoded by the exons ATGGCGGCCAATGCGAGACTTCTCACACGAAATTTTCGTGTTATCTTTGACCGTTCTCGGCAGCCTTTATCGCAAAAGCTCAATATACGTCTCCTCTCTGATAAAATCATAGATGTGATGAGTAGTGAACCACCTATACCTGAATACAAGACGCCTCAAAATGAACCACCTAAGCTCAAACGAGCAAGGCTCCTTTATCAGAGTAG GAAGCGTGGAATGCTGGAAAATGGGTTGCTGTTGAG tacatttgctgataagcactTGGACAGTTTAAGTGATACCTTGTTGGATCAATATGACCAGGTGATCAATATGCCAAGCAATGACTGGGAGATATATTACTGGATGACAGAAAAGAAACCTACTCCTAAAGAGTATGACAACCAGGTAATGGACATGCTCAAGAAACATGCAAAAAATGAAGACATGGAAGAACGTATAAGACAACCTGACCTATGGCATAAGTGA
- the LOC140940881 gene encoding ADP-ribosylation factor-like protein 1: MGSFFSSLFSSLFGQKELRILILGLDGAGKTTILYRLQVGEVVTTIPTIGFNVETVTYKNLKFQVWDLGGQTSIRPYWRCYYSNTDAIIYVVDSVDKDRIGISKQELIAMLEEDELKKAILVVFANKQDMEGAMSASEVSNALGLSALKSRTWSIFKTSATKGEGLDEAMEWLVDSLKSRQ; encoded by the exons ATGG GGAGCTTCTTTTCTAGTTTATTTTCTTCGCTGTTTGGTCAGAAAGAGTTGCGAATCCTTATCTTAGGGCTTGACGGAGCAGGAAAAACTACAATTCTATACCG ATTGCAAGTGGGTGAAGTAGTTACAACGATACCAA CAATAGGATTTAATGTTGAGACAGTTACCtacaagaatcttaaatttcaAG TTTGGGATCTAGGAG gtcAAACAAGCATAAG ACCTTACTGGAGATGTTACTATTCCAATACAGATGCTATAATATATGTGGTTGACAGTGTGGACAAGGACAGAATAGGCATTTCAAAACAAGAATTAATTGCTATGTTAGAG GAAGATGAACTTAAAAAAGCAATTCTAGTGGTTTTTGCCAATAAACAG GATATGGAAGGTGCCATGTCAGCTTCTGAAGTATCTAATGCACTTGGTCTTTCTGCGCTGAAGAGCCGAACATGGTCCATATTTAAAACCTCTGCAACCAAGGGAGAAGGTCTTGATGAAGCAATGGAATG gttAGTGGACAGTCTCAAATCAAGACAATAA
- the LOC140940882 gene encoding tetratricopeptide repeat protein 5-like, translating to MEGGQDNEEKPSQEEWPLEKAEVAVQQLYEFRDHYFEHNSTDKALLKNQETEEKLKETLNILDYVQACSEETAKCLFLRGKALNVMPHYDPMAQDALSKAVKMNPKLVEAWNCLGECYWKNGQVEAARNCFVGALNHEKNKVSLRNLSMVLRQIGKDQSEKVENIKVSVEKAKEAVQCDVKDGMSWYVLGNAYLSFFFCGSQSPQLIKQCMTAYSQAFKDPVARNNPDLYFNRAMAYKFQEEYKLAVCDFKQAEALDPAWTEPNDEKNKLLNILTKTLDLLEGKGKLKAKRLHSMVQSLSPSDLGPYGGGTYTSPSGQAVQLDLVPVSKLVPGVNPNKVTVGKVVGFVPMEDPVPYIFAMVDSENHCVPVTIYNMALGSGFAVGDSVAIPEPFCQETDFTENEQTFKFMSIRVDNPVVLVVNKKKLGPNRLAPSTLLVTTKSE from the exons ATGGAGGGAGGACAAGATAACGAAGAAAAGCCAAGCCAGGAGGAGTGGCCTTTGGAAAAGGCTGAG GTTGCAGTACAGCAACTCTATGAATTTAGAGATCATTACTTTGAACACAATTCCACTGACAAAGCTTTgttaaaaaatcaagaaactgAGGAAAAGTTAAAGGAGACTCTAAATATTCTGGATTATGTCCAAG CCTGTAGTGAAGAAACAGCAAAGTGTTTGTTTTTGAGAGGAAAAGCTCTGAATGTAATGCCTCACTATGATCCTATGGCTCAAGATGCTCTTTCTAAAGCTGTCAAGATGAATCCTAAACTGGTTGAGGCCTGGAACTGTCTTGGAGAGTGTTACTGGAAGAATGGACAAGTAGAAGCAGCAAGAAACTGTTTTGTTGGAGCACTGAACCAT GAAAAGAATAAAGTGTCTTTAAGGAATTTATCAATGGTCTTGCGGCAGATCGGGAAAG atCAAAGTGAAAAAGTTGAGAATATTAAAGTAAGCGTTGAGAAAGCAAAGGAAGCTGTACAGTGTGATGTTAAAGATGGAATGTCTTGGT ATGTGCTTGGCAATGCATACTTGTCATTCTTCTTTTGTGGATCACAGTCCCCCCAACTCATCAAACAGTGTATGACGGCCTATTCACAAGCT tTCAAGGATCCTGTGGCAAGAAATAACCCAGATCTTTACTTCAACAGAGCAATG GCATACAAGTTTCAGGAGGAATACAAGTTAGCAGTTTGTGACTTCAAGCAAGCTGAAGCACTTGACCCAGCCTGGACTGAACCTAATGATGAAAAGAATAAACTTCTTAACATTCTCACAAAGACACTTGACTTATTGGAGGGAAAG GGTAAATTAAAAGCAAAGAGGCTCCATTCCATGGTGCAGTCCCTAAGCCCCTCTGATTTAGGTCCATATGGTGGCGGTACCTACACCAGCCCATCCGGTCAGGCTGTTCAGCTTGATCTTGTTCCTGTTTCCAAACTGGTTCCTGGTGTAAACCCTAACAAAGTGACAGTGGGAAAAGTTGTTGGTTTTGTGCCAATGGAAGATCCTGTACCATA CATCTTTGCCATGGTGGACAGTGAGAATCATTGTGTACCAGTCACTATTTATAACATGGCCTTAGGGAGTGGTTTTGCTGTTGGTGACTCTGTGGCAATTCCTGAGCCCTTCTGTCAGGAGACTGATTTCACTGAAAATGAACAG ACATTCAAGTTTATGTCCATCCGTGTTGACAAtccagttgttttggttgtaaacaagaaaaaacttggtCCGAACAGACTTGCTCCATCAACTCTTTTGGTTACTACAAAGAGTGAGTGA
- the LOC140940883 gene encoding uncharacterized protein isoform X1, whose product MSDGCLFDMPFTPTSQVPPNQLSLPMLKSWLSSYSYPSTTAGPLVATTITIEAIQDLLHANGYPIEAPCNVDIFSGPFDDTQFDAVVDVETCDDGIDADLKFTDLDACSEYGYCGSDLSEDDLSLLQDLPLSPDSPLLSDSADIDFGCDSGIEAEMDEPHDGADNEKEKKEKNKATDDDKKSSEKSTEEGTTNSQQQNGSKPQTENKEPHDKTRRTKEDDDEVDDDVDDDGEDDKDDEDNDDDLPPVKCQYLWEFLHHILLQKQNKYLVWKNQAKGVFRLIDHNGLARLWGKQKNRKNMTYEKLSRALRYYYSKNILRKVPGQRLTYKFVHNLNGKKYPL is encoded by the exons ATGTCCGACGGCTGTTTATTTGACATGCCATTTACCCCGACGAGTCAAGTG CCTCCCAATCAATTGTCTTTACCGATGTTGAAATCATGGCTGTCATCCTACAGTTATCCCTCTACCACTGCTGGTCCCCTTGTAGCAACCACAATCACAATAGAAGCCATTCAAGATCTCTTGCATGCAAATGGATATCCCATTGAAG CTCCATGCAATGTAGATATATTTTCTGGGCCATTTGATGACACACAGTTTGATGCAGTTGTGGATGTTGAAACTTGTGATGATGGAATAGATGCTG aCCTTAAATTCACAGACCTGGATGCCTGTTCTGAATATGGTTACTGTGGGTCTGACCTCTCAGAAGATGACCTCAGTTTATTGCAag ATCTGCCACTGAGTCCAGACTCTCCATTGCTTTCTGACTCTGCTGATATTGACTTTGGATGTGACTCGGGAATTGAGGCTGAAATGGATGAACCTCATG ATGGTGCAGATaatgagaaagagaagaaagagaagaacAAGGCCACTGATGATGACAAGAAATCTTCTGAAAAGTCAACCGAGGAGGGTACCACAAACAGCCAGCAACAAAATGGTTCAAAACCACAAACAG AAAACAAAGAACCTCACGACAAGACAAGAAGAACaaaagaagatgatgatgaagttgatgatgacgttgatgatgatggtgaagaTGACAAAGATGATGAGGACAATGATGATG aTCTTCCTCCTGTCAAGTGTCAGTACTTATGGGAGTTTCTTCACCACATTTTGCTgcaaaaacagaacaagtaCCTAGTGTGGAAAAATCAGGCCAAAGGAGTGTTTCGCCTCATTGACCACAATGGTTTGGCACGCCTATGGGGAAagcagaaaaacagaaaaaacatgACATACGAGAAATTAAGCCGCGCACTCAGATACTACTACAGCAAGAACATCCTCCGTAAAGTTCCCGGCCAGAGACTGACATACAAGTTTGTTCACAATCTTAATGGAAAGAAGTATCCATTGTAA
- the LOC140940883 gene encoding uncharacterized protein isoform X2 codes for MSDGCLFDMPFTPTSQVPPNQLSLPMLKSWLSSYSYPSTTAGPLVATTITIEAIQDLLHANGYPIEAPCNVDIFSGPFDDTQFDAVVDVETCDDGIDADLPLSPDSPLLSDSADIDFGCDSGIEAEMDEPHDGADNEKEKKEKNKATDDDKKSSEKSTEEGTTNSQQQNGSKPQTENKEPHDKTRRTKEDDDEVDDDVDDDGEDDKDDEDNDDDLPPVKCQYLWEFLHHILLQKQNKYLVWKNQAKGVFRLIDHNGLARLWGKQKNRKNMTYEKLSRALRYYYSKNILRKVPGQRLTYKFVHNLNGKKYPL; via the exons ATGTCCGACGGCTGTTTATTTGACATGCCATTTACCCCGACGAGTCAAGTG CCTCCCAATCAATTGTCTTTACCGATGTTGAAATCATGGCTGTCATCCTACAGTTATCCCTCTACCACTGCTGGTCCCCTTGTAGCAACCACAATCACAATAGAAGCCATTCAAGATCTCTTGCATGCAAATGGATATCCCATTGAAG CTCCATGCAATGTAGATATATTTTCTGGGCCATTTGATGACACACAGTTTGATGCAGTTGTGGATGTTGAAACTTGTGATGATGGAATAGATGCTG ATCTGCCACTGAGTCCAGACTCTCCATTGCTTTCTGACTCTGCTGATATTGACTTTGGATGTGACTCGGGAATTGAGGCTGAAATGGATGAACCTCATG ATGGTGCAGATaatgagaaagagaagaaagagaagaacAAGGCCACTGATGATGACAAGAAATCTTCTGAAAAGTCAACCGAGGAGGGTACCACAAACAGCCAGCAACAAAATGGTTCAAAACCACAAACAG AAAACAAAGAACCTCACGACAAGACAAGAAGAACaaaagaagatgatgatgaagttgatgatgacgttgatgatgatggtgaagaTGACAAAGATGATGAGGACAATGATGATG aTCTTCCTCCTGTCAAGTGTCAGTACTTATGGGAGTTTCTTCACCACATTTTGCTgcaaaaacagaacaagtaCCTAGTGTGGAAAAATCAGGCCAAAGGAGTGTTTCGCCTCATTGACCACAATGGTTTGGCACGCCTATGGGGAAagcagaaaaacagaaaaaacatgACATACGAGAAATTAAGCCGCGCACTCAGATACTACTACAGCAAGAACATCCTCCGTAAAGTTCCCGGCCAGAGACTGACATACAAGTTTGTTCACAATCTTAATGGAAAGAAGTATCCATTGTAA